In Myxococcus guangdongensis, the following proteins share a genomic window:
- a CDS encoding M20/M25/M40 family metallo-hydrolase, with the protein MRLAAVFRDAPPIQQGALPMKRLIPFALMLLSPTASFAGAEDRELWISLGADAMEPVAEAFAKEGWKMPPPSLTKKEVSVIQVRESQLERIAHVMHEKFNRCAGFVTFETRDEAEKSLVPAPLAPTQELVTYTIDNAAAVNCMIGRLTESGVRSTINTMAAYTTRYYTHTTGVNAANGLRTLWANIAASRSDITATTFTHAAWAQPSVILTIPGSTLASEVVVVGGHLDSISSGATAPGADDNASGIASFTEVIRAAVSCNYRPLRTVKFIGYAAEEVGLRGSKEIAAWHKNNGVNVVGVLQLDMTNYKRAGNTHDVGVVTDYTNSAQNTFLRNIITTYGGGIVQRDTTCGYACSDHASWTAQGYAASIPHESTVNTGNPYIHTVNDTIAQSGSNANHALKFSKIAAGFVGELAKGVTN; encoded by the coding sequence ATGCGGCTGGCCGCGGTGTTCCGCGACGCACCACCCATCCAGCAAGGAGCGCTGCCCATGAAGCGGTTGATTCCGTTTGCCCTGATGTTGCTGAGCCCCACCGCGTCGTTCGCGGGAGCCGAGGACCGGGAGCTGTGGATTTCGTTGGGTGCCGACGCCATGGAGCCCGTGGCGGAGGCCTTCGCGAAGGAAGGCTGGAAGATGCCGCCTCCGTCGCTGACGAAGAAGGAGGTGTCGGTGATTCAGGTGCGCGAGTCGCAGCTGGAGCGCATCGCGCACGTCATGCACGAGAAGTTCAACCGGTGTGCGGGCTTCGTCACGTTCGAGACGCGGGACGAGGCGGAGAAGTCGCTGGTGCCCGCGCCGCTGGCGCCCACGCAGGAGCTGGTGACGTACACCATCGACAACGCCGCCGCCGTCAACTGCATGATTGGCCGGCTGACCGAGTCCGGCGTGCGCTCCACCATCAACACGATGGCGGCGTACACCACGCGCTACTACACGCACACGACGGGCGTGAACGCGGCGAACGGACTGCGCACCCTCTGGGCGAACATCGCCGCGTCGCGCAGCGACATCACCGCGACGACGTTCACCCACGCGGCGTGGGCGCAGCCCTCCGTCATCCTCACCATCCCTGGCTCCACGCTGGCCAGCGAGGTGGTGGTGGTGGGCGGCCACCTGGACTCCATCTCCTCGGGCGCCACGGCGCCTGGCGCGGATGACAACGCGTCCGGCATCGCGTCCTTCACGGAGGTCATCCGCGCGGCGGTGTCCTGCAACTACCGGCCGCTGCGGACGGTGAAGTTCATCGGCTACGCGGCGGAGGAGGTCGGTCTGCGCGGCTCGAAGGAGATCGCCGCCTGGCACAAGAACAACGGCGTCAACGTGGTGGGCGTGCTCCAACTGGACATGACCAACTACAAGCGCGCCGGCAACACCCACGACGTGGGCGTGGTCACCGACTACACCAACTCCGCGCAGAACACGTTCCTGCGCAACATCATCACCACGTACGGCGGTGGCATCGTCCAGCGCGACACCACGTGCGGCTACGCGTGCTCGGACCACGCGTCGTGGACGGCCCAGGGCTACGCGGCCTCCATCCCGCACGAGTCCACGGTCAACACGGGCAACCCCTACATCCACACGGTCAACGACACGATCGCGCAGTCGGGCAGCAACGCCAACCACGCCTTGAAGTTCTCGAAGATCGCCGCGGGCTTCGTGGGTGAGCTGGCGAAGGGCGTCACGAACTAG
- a CDS encoding imm11 family protein yields MSPQYFRLTDAVQAGTWSLGALLDGQGRELEDLTAFTAGQPVEAPDRMRLRVRERGRRRDFNLTSAGGVPVIHARMAALFAEFSIQEVQLVPVDIQGCADEYSILVATRLLRCIDVEASEGIQPWRPEDGRPDLSGHSRGVTRMKIDPTKLDGTQVFRAWGWPAALIVSEHIKLLLERRKITGVAFEEV; encoded by the coding sequence ATGTCCCCGCAATATTTTCGGCTCACCGACGCCGTTCAGGCAGGCACCTGGTCCCTGGGGGCCCTGTTGGATGGACAGGGGCGGGAGCTGGAAGACCTGACGGCCTTCACCGCGGGCCAGCCCGTCGAGGCCCCTGACCGCATGCGGCTTCGCGTGCGAGAGCGAGGGCGTCGGCGCGACTTCAACCTGACGAGCGCCGGCGGGGTTCCCGTCATCCACGCCAGGATGGCGGCGCTCTTCGCGGAGTTCTCCATCCAGGAAGTCCAACTGGTCCCCGTGGACATCCAGGGCTGCGCGGATGAGTACTCGATTCTCGTGGCCACGAGGCTCCTCCGGTGCATCGATGTCGAGGCGTCGGAAGGGATACAGCCCTGGCGACCCGAGGATGGGCGACCCGACCTGTCTGGCCACTCCCGTGGCGTCACCCGGATGAAAATCGACCCGACGAAGCTGGACGGCACCCAGGTGTTTCGCGCCTGGGGTTGGCCTGCCGCGCTCATCGTGTCGGAGCACATCAAGCTGCTCCTGGAGCGCAGGAAGATCACGGGAGTGGCGTTCGAGGAGGTCTAG
- a CDS encoding vWA domain-containing protein, with protein sequence MAYSSEISRTQPACILLLIDQSGSMDDPFGGQGGTRKKAEGVADVTNRLVQNLVVRCAREEGIRDYFHLGVLGYGEKVGSAFSGALAGRGLVPISAVGHAPARLEERTREREDGMGGLVREKVRFPIWVEPHAHGPTPMCEVLLRARELVTAWMREHPESFPPIVVNISDGEPTDGDPTEGAAGLRSVRGADGEVLLLNVHLSSNPAVPIQFPDAETHLPDAHARRLFSLSSPLTQGMLAAARDEGHAVREGARGFVFNADILSLIKFLNIGTRPSNLR encoded by the coding sequence ATGGCCTACTCGTCGGAGATCAGCCGCACCCAGCCCGCCTGCATCCTGCTGCTCATCGACCAGTCGGGGTCGATGGACGACCCCTTCGGGGGCCAGGGGGGCACGCGCAAGAAGGCCGAGGGTGTGGCGGATGTCACCAACCGCCTGGTGCAGAACCTGGTGGTGCGGTGTGCCCGTGAGGAAGGCATCCGGGACTACTTCCACCTGGGGGTGCTCGGGTACGGAGAGAAGGTCGGCTCGGCCTTCAGCGGCGCGCTCGCGGGGCGGGGCCTGGTGCCCATCAGCGCGGTGGGGCACGCGCCCGCGAGGCTGGAGGAGCGCACGCGCGAGCGCGAGGATGGCATGGGGGGCCTGGTGCGCGAGAAGGTCCGCTTCCCCATCTGGGTGGAGCCGCACGCGCACGGACCCACGCCCATGTGCGAGGTGCTCCTCCGAGCCCGTGAGCTGGTGACCGCCTGGATGCGGGAGCACCCGGAGAGCTTCCCGCCCATCGTGGTGAACATCTCCGACGGCGAGCCCACGGATGGAGACCCGACCGAGGGCGCGGCGGGGCTTCGCTCCGTGCGAGGCGCGGACGGCGAGGTGCTGCTGCTCAACGTGCACCTGTCCTCGAACCCGGCCGTGCCCATCCAGTTCCCCGATGCCGAGACGCACCTGCCGGACGCGCACGCGCGCAGGCTCTTCTCCCTCTCCAGTCCGCTCACCCAGGGCATGCTCGCCGCGGCGAGGGATGAGGGCCACGCGGTGCGCGAGGGCGCGCGCGGCTTCGTCTTCAACGCGGACATCCTCTCGCTCATCAAGTTCCTGAACATCGGGACGCGGCCGAGCAACCTGCGTTGA
- a CDS encoding serine hydrolase: MLRAGAWVWGWLAVGAAQASEATDAGPARASLQSVVDSLAAEAQALSPGSDIALAVRDSRTGEYAGFSDTVPHISASSAKVFWVAAALKKAEEKKVAPLAEKVFRTSDNEASGAVIDLVGGPDVINDYLRSLEVKNTALTKWNYGKPRWATNSPKVMGNDNYLCAADAVAFLHRLAAGELLKPRPTSRLLKWMELTPREGCGGWLGTRLPAKARATLRHKGGWLPPGCCSDDARYNVLNEVGLVRLPDGGHYAVAILVARGPDWPRQAFFVERASCVLYRAMSGEASLDCGESLAKQGGPAPWVLEDGGTPPDYDC; encoded by the coding sequence ATGCTTCGGGCTGGAGCGTGGGTGTGGGGCTGGCTCGCGGTGGGGGCCGCCCAGGCGTCGGAGGCCACGGATGCGGGGCCCGCGCGCGCCTCGCTCCAGTCCGTCGTGGACTCGCTGGCGGCGGAGGCCCAGGCGCTGTCGCCGGGCTCGGACATCGCGTTGGCGGTGCGGGACTCGAGGACCGGGGAGTACGCCGGGTTCTCGGACACGGTGCCGCACATCTCCGCGAGCTCGGCCAAGGTGTTCTGGGTGGCTGCGGCGCTGAAGAAGGCCGAGGAGAAGAAGGTGGCGCCGCTGGCGGAGAAGGTGTTCCGCACCTCGGACAACGAGGCCTCGGGCGCGGTCATCGACCTGGTGGGCGGGCCGGATGTCATCAATGACTATCTGCGCTCGCTCGAGGTGAAGAACACCGCGCTGACGAAGTGGAACTACGGCAAGCCGCGTTGGGCCACCAACTCCCCGAAGGTGATGGGGAACGACAACTACCTCTGCGCGGCGGACGCGGTGGCCTTCCTCCATCGGCTGGCGGCGGGCGAGCTGCTGAAGCCCCGGCCGACGTCGCGCCTGTTGAAGTGGATGGAGCTGACGCCTCGCGAGGGCTGTGGTGGGTGGCTGGGCACGCGCCTGCCGGCGAAGGCCCGCGCGACGTTGCGGCACAAGGGCGGGTGGCTGCCTCCGGGGTGCTGCTCGGATGACGCGCGCTACAACGTGCTCAACGAGGTGGGCCTGGTGCGGCTGCCGGACGGCGGGCACTACGCGGTGGCCATCCTGGTGGCGCGCGGGCCGGACTGGCCGCGTCAGGCGTTCTTCGTCGAGCGTGCGTCGTGTGTGCTCTACCGCGCGATGTCGGGGGAGGCGTCGCTCGACTGCGGGGAGTCGCTCGCGAAGCAGGGCGGCCCCGCGCCGTGGGTCCTCGAGGATGGGGGCACCCCTCCGGACTACGACTGCTGA
- a CDS encoding right-handed parallel beta-helix repeat-containing protein, which translates to MTTRSSIFLSAVGWAVLAVACGGGGDAERRAEDPPDAGREVDAGATSDAGALPDAGEPPDAGEQADAGTAGDGGSPENPTVGLSCTAGGGCSEFIGSGSGYVWLDASDAGSERYAGKTLCIKPGTYSYLALHGLKGTAERPVTITNCGGQAIFNNAGNSPMGITGASRYLRLTGTGSTHAYGLVAGTAGGNQAHIDLRDGTSDVEIDHVEVRGNPNGGVGIAFRTYPTCAGAWARGTWAQYNTRIHDTYIHDTVYEGVYIGPSHHGWVNGQSYNPGVDCGGGKRVHEADVIGVEVVNNRVENTGNDAIQVGGALQGMTLRRNFIKNYGLNNNSSHSGGITVNPGSKGVIDSNWIETDQPRNTQGIMFQGLGGSLVMNNIIIGARTGTLFNRTTDVNLQVANPRPVAYHHNTVVTSSVEGVYVFCNLMGGNVVTFSNNIVAGAPTTHAGNGGNTACLDLFARTNLVSTQLSAAGFRDAAAKDFHLLSSSAAVDKGVILTGVVDFDYDGAQRVPPYDYGAYVAAAGIPLVTPPPQVER; encoded by the coding sequence ATGACGACTCGCTCGAGCATCTTCTTGTCGGCCGTGGGATGGGCTGTCCTCGCTGTGGCGTGTGGTGGAGGAGGGGATGCGGAGCGCCGCGCGGAGGACCCTCCGGACGCCGGGCGTGAGGTGGACGCGGGGGCCACCTCGGACGCGGGAGCGCTGCCTGACGCGGGGGAACCTCCCGATGCTGGCGAACAGGCCGACGCGGGAACCGCGGGGGATGGAGGCTCCCCCGAGAACCCGACGGTGGGGCTGTCGTGCACGGCGGGGGGCGGGTGCTCGGAGTTCATCGGCTCGGGCAGCGGCTACGTCTGGTTGGATGCCTCTGACGCGGGCTCCGAGCGCTACGCGGGCAAGACGTTGTGCATCAAGCCGGGGACGTATTCCTACCTGGCGTTGCACGGGTTGAAGGGGACGGCCGAGCGGCCTGTCACCATCACCAACTGCGGCGGTCAGGCCATCTTCAACAACGCGGGCAACAGCCCGATGGGCATCACGGGCGCGAGCCGGTACCTGCGGCTGACGGGCACCGGGAGCACGCACGCCTACGGCCTGGTGGCGGGCACGGCGGGCGGCAATCAAGCGCACATCGACCTGCGCGACGGGACGTCCGACGTGGAGATCGACCACGTGGAGGTGCGTGGCAATCCCAACGGCGGCGTGGGCATCGCCTTCCGCACGTATCCGACGTGCGCCGGCGCCTGGGCGCGTGGCACCTGGGCCCAGTACAACACCCGCATCCACGACACGTACATCCACGACACCGTCTACGAGGGGGTCTACATCGGCCCGTCGCACCATGGCTGGGTGAATGGCCAGTCCTACAACCCGGGCGTCGATTGCGGCGGCGGCAAGCGGGTGCACGAGGCGGATGTGATTGGCGTCGAGGTGGTGAACAACCGGGTGGAGAACACCGGCAATGACGCCATCCAGGTGGGCGGCGCGCTCCAGGGGATGACCCTGCGGCGCAACTTCATCAAGAACTACGGCTTGAACAACAACAGCAGCCACTCCGGTGGAATCACGGTGAACCCTGGCAGCAAGGGCGTCATCGACTCGAACTGGATCGAGACGGACCAGCCCCGCAACACCCAGGGCATCATGTTCCAGGGACTGGGCGGCTCGCTGGTGATGAACAACATCATCATCGGGGCCCGGACGGGGACGCTCTTCAATCGCACCACGGATGTGAACCTGCAGGTCGCGAACCCGCGGCCGGTCGCCTACCACCACAACACGGTGGTGACCTCCTCGGTGGAGGGCGTCTACGTCTTCTGCAACCTGATGGGCGGCAACGTCGTGACCTTCTCCAACAACATCGTCGCGGGCGCGCCGACGACCCACGCGGGCAATGGCGGCAACACGGCGTGCCTGGACCTGTTCGCGAGGACGAACCTGGTGTCCACGCAGCTGTCGGCGGCGGGCTTCAGGGACGCGGCGGCGAAGGACTTCCACCTGCTGTCCTCCTCGGCCGCGGTGGACAAGGGCGTCATCCTCACCGGCGTGGTGGACTTCGACTACGACGGTGCCCAGCGCGTGCCGCCCTATGACTACGGCGCGTACGTGGCGGCCGCGGGGATTCCGCTCGTCACGCCGCCGCCCCAGGTGGAGCGCTGA
- a CDS encoding hydroxyacid-oxoacid transhydrogenase, producing MGFGCCHYQEVGEGCDSAFTMESSRVTFGRGCLSEVGDRARVLGMRRVALFTDAGVAKLPIFGTVVESLRSSGLELGVFKDVSIEPTDQSFLEAVRFAADFRPDGYVSLGGGSVIDTCKAANLFATWPSDFLTYVNAPVGEGRPVPGPLKPHIACPTTSGTGSEVTGITIFDLRSLGAKTGIASNALRPTEALVDPDCTATLPGEVVAASGLDVLSHALESYTARAYVRRPAPARPTLRPMSQGANPWSDLGCREALRLMGLYLERGVADATDHEAREQLMWAATLAGIAFGNAGVHAPHGMAYAVAGLVRDFRPTGYPQDEPLVPHGMAVILNAPAVFRYTAAESPERHLEAATWLGADTRGASPGDAGEVLADKLIRIMRGVGMPNGLRGVGYTEADVSALVSGALPQQRLLQNAPREMTRPVLEGLFHQALGYWSP from the coding sequence ATGGGCTTCGGGTGCTGCCACTACCAGGAGGTGGGGGAGGGGTGTGACTCCGCCTTCACCATGGAGTCCTCGCGCGTCACCTTCGGACGGGGTTGTCTGTCGGAGGTGGGGGACAGGGCGCGGGTGCTCGGGATGCGGCGCGTGGCGCTCTTCACGGATGCGGGGGTGGCGAAGCTCCCCATCTTCGGCACCGTGGTGGAGTCGCTGCGGTCCTCGGGGCTGGAGCTGGGCGTCTTCAAGGACGTGAGCATCGAGCCCACGGACCAGTCCTTCCTGGAGGCGGTGCGCTTCGCGGCGGACTTTCGTCCGGATGGCTACGTCTCCCTGGGCGGCGGCTCGGTCATCGACACGTGCAAGGCGGCGAACCTGTTCGCGACCTGGCCGTCCGACTTCCTGACGTATGTGAATGCGCCGGTGGGCGAGGGCCGCCCGGTGCCCGGGCCGCTCAAGCCGCACATCGCCTGTCCCACCACGTCCGGCACGGGCAGCGAGGTGACGGGCATCACCATCTTCGATTTGCGCTCGCTGGGCGCGAAGACGGGCATCGCCTCGAACGCGCTGCGTCCCACCGAGGCCCTGGTGGACCCGGACTGCACCGCCACGCTGCCGGGGGAGGTCGTCGCGGCCAGTGGACTGGATGTCCTGTCGCACGCGCTGGAGAGCTACACGGCCCGGGCCTACGTCCGCCGGCCCGCGCCCGCGCGCCCCACGCTGCGGCCGATGAGCCAGGGGGCGAACCCCTGGAGTGATTTGGGCTGCCGTGAGGCGCTGCGGTTGATGGGGCTGTACCTGGAGCGGGGCGTGGCGGACGCGACGGACCACGAGGCCCGTGAGCAGCTGATGTGGGCGGCGACGCTGGCGGGCATCGCGTTCGGCAACGCGGGGGTGCACGCGCCGCACGGCATGGCGTACGCGGTGGCGGGGCTGGTGCGGGACTTCCGGCCCACGGGCTATCCCCAGGACGAACCGCTGGTGCCGCACGGCATGGCGGTCATCCTCAACGCGCCGGCGGTGTTCCGCTACACGGCGGCCGAGAGTCCGGAGCGTCACCTGGAGGCGGCCACGTGGTTGGGCGCGGACACGCGTGGCGCGAGCCCCGGGGACGCGGGCGAGGTGCTGGCGGACAAGCTCATCCGCATCATGCGCGGGGTGGGGATGCCGAATGGGCTGCGGGGCGTGGGGTACACGGAGGCGGATGTGTCGGCCCTGGTGTCCGGCGCATTGCCTCAGCAGCGCCTGCTCCAGAACGCGCCCCGTGAGATGACGCGGCCGGTGCTGGAGGGGCTCTTCCATCAGGCCCTGGGATATTGGTCGCCGTGA
- a CDS encoding acyl-CoA thioesterase, with the protein MSDVETAERYAYFLPITTRWMDNDVYGHINNVTYYSYFDTVANHYLIHEGGLDIHASPIIGLVVESKCQYRAPLAYPDRLRAGLRVDKLGTRSVTYGIGLFKEGETEAAAHGHFVHVFVDRQSRKSTAIPERLRAALSRLVPPA; encoded by the coding sequence GTGAGTGACGTCGAGACCGCCGAGCGCTACGCCTACTTCCTGCCCATCACCACGCGGTGGATGGACAATGACGTCTACGGTCACATCAACAACGTCACGTACTACAGCTACTTCGACACGGTGGCGAACCACTACCTCATCCACGAGGGCGGGCTGGACATCCATGCGAGCCCCATCATCGGGTTGGTGGTGGAGTCGAAGTGCCAGTACCGGGCGCCGCTGGCCTATCCCGACCGCCTCCGGGCGGGGCTGCGCGTGGACAAGCTGGGCACGCGCTCGGTGACGTATGGGATTGGCCTCTTCAAGGAGGGCGAGACGGAGGCGGCCGCCCATGGCCACTTCGTCCATGTGTTCGTGGACCGGCAGTCGCGCAAGTCCACGGCGATTCCCGAGCGATTGAGAGCAGCGCTTTCGCGGTTGGTTCCGCCCGCCTAG
- a CDS encoding amidase, with product MHLDDYTRYDALGLAELVRQKEVSPEELLRAALEAIARVNPRLNAVIDVRDADAREALKRGPPAGPFGGVPFLIKDLVAHAAGVPMELGSRLARGLVLPHDTVLMERFRRSGMVLLGRTNTPEFGNNATTEPLTYGPTRNPWDLSRSPGGSSGGSAAAVASGIVPVAHGNDGGGSLRIPSSLCGVFGLKPTRGRVSVGPDGGEAVNGLGIEHVITRSVRDSAAMLDATQGQAPGDPYFAPPPERPFLEEVRREPGKLRIAISRKAASGVPVHADNVAAVEDAANLCASLGHDIVEAAPVYDDAVLVEAMVSVWCASNAALAEMLGGALGRTLGPDTLEATTWAAVEHGRRMRALDLQAAFAVFNQVSRAVGAFFVDHDVLLTPTVAVPPYPLGVLDSNKPMSAGEWYRHVFTLIPFTPLFNVTGQPGMSVPLHWNAQGLPIGVQFIGRFAEEATLFRLAGQLEKARPWAARRPPVHAANATETSSAS from the coding sequence ATGCACCTGGACGACTACACGCGATACGACGCGCTGGGGCTGGCGGAGCTGGTGCGTCAGAAGGAAGTGAGCCCCGAGGAGCTGCTGCGGGCGGCGCTGGAGGCCATCGCTCGCGTCAATCCGAGGTTGAACGCGGTCATCGACGTCCGGGACGCGGACGCGCGTGAGGCCTTGAAGCGGGGGCCACCGGCGGGGCCCTTTGGCGGGGTGCCCTTCCTCATCAAGGACCTGGTGGCGCACGCCGCGGGAGTCCCCATGGAGCTGGGCAGCCGGCTGGCCCGGGGACTGGTGCTCCCGCATGACACGGTGTTGATGGAGCGCTTCCGCCGCTCGGGCATGGTGCTGCTGGGGCGGACGAACACGCCGGAGTTCGGCAACAACGCGACCACGGAGCCGCTGACGTACGGCCCCACGCGCAATCCCTGGGATTTGTCGCGCAGCCCGGGCGGCTCGAGCGGCGGCTCGGCGGCGGCGGTGGCGTCGGGCATCGTCCCGGTGGCGCACGGCAATGACGGAGGCGGCTCGCTGCGAATCCCCTCCTCGCTGTGCGGCGTGTTCGGCTTGAAGCCCACGCGCGGGCGCGTCTCCGTCGGACCGGACGGGGGCGAGGCGGTCAACGGCCTGGGCATCGAGCACGTCATCACGCGCTCGGTGCGCGACAGCGCGGCGATGCTGGACGCCACACAGGGACAGGCGCCGGGCGACCCGTACTTCGCGCCGCCGCCGGAGCGGCCGTTCCTGGAGGAGGTGCGTCGGGAGCCGGGGAAGCTGCGCATCGCGATTTCACGCAAGGCGGCCTCGGGTGTCCCGGTGCACGCGGACAACGTGGCGGCGGTGGAGGACGCGGCGAACCTGTGCGCGTCGCTGGGGCACGACATCGTGGAGGCCGCGCCCGTCTACGACGACGCGGTCCTGGTGGAGGCCATGGTGTCGGTGTGGTGCGCGAGCAACGCCGCGCTGGCGGAGATGCTCGGCGGAGCGCTGGGGCGCACGCTGGGGCCGGACACGCTGGAGGCCACGACGTGGGCCGCCGTGGAGCACGGACGGCGCATGCGCGCGCTGGACCTGCAGGCGGCGTTCGCGGTCTTCAACCAGGTGAGCCGCGCGGTGGGCGCGTTCTTCGTGGACCATGACGTGCTGCTGACGCCCACCGTGGCCGTGCCGCCCTACCCGCTCGGCGTGCTGGACTCGAACAAGCCCATGAGCGCGGGCGAGTGGTACCGGCACGTCTTCACGCTGATTCCCTTCACGCCGCTCTTCAACGTGACGGGGCAGCCGGGCATGTCCGTGCCCCTGCACTGGAACGCGCAGGGCCTGCCCATCGGCGTCCAGTTCATCGGCCGCTTCGCGGAGGAGGCCACGCTGTTCCGGCTGGCGGGCCAGTTGGAGAAGGCCCGCCCCTGGGCCGCGCGCAGGCCGCCCGTGCATGCGGCGAATGCGACGGAGACCTCCTCCGCGTCCTAG
- a CDS encoding DNRLRE domain-containing protein: MRIHAFPVGTWLFVAIPLLLSGCGAGLETVEPSDDLSEQSQPVSACVLFQRGVRGTVADATIMSASPNAANGAGPLSVDYLSALGVTSRQESLLRFDLSTLPANITIDTATLQLYAVAQTNSVFVHRASVPWSEATVTYASFNQQYSPAVEATILPSLLSTRTANVSNLVNNWVNGGVANNGFLLDSAATTVSVPAIFSSSETLVVDQRPGLEVCYTTKTCAAKYGQCGGIGWEGPTCCVAGSTCAYINDYYSQCL, from the coding sequence ATGCGCATCCATGCATTCCCCGTAGGCACGTGGTTGTTCGTTGCGATTCCGCTCCTCCTCTCCGGCTGTGGAGCAGGGCTCGAGACCGTGGAGCCGAGCGACGACCTGTCCGAGCAGTCGCAACCCGTGAGCGCCTGCGTGCTGTTCCAGCGCGGTGTCCGGGGGACGGTGGCCGACGCCACGATCATGTCCGCCTCTCCCAACGCGGCCAATGGGGCGGGCCCGCTGTCCGTGGACTACCTGTCCGCGCTCGGCGTCACCTCGCGACAGGAGTCACTGCTGCGGTTCGATCTCAGCACGCTCCCCGCCAACATCACCATCGATACCGCCACGCTCCAGCTCTACGCCGTCGCCCAGACGAACTCCGTCTTCGTCCACAGGGCCAGCGTGCCTTGGAGCGAAGCGACCGTGACCTATGCGAGCTTCAATCAGCAGTACTCTCCCGCGGTCGAGGCCACCATCCTCCCCAGCCTCCTGTCGACGCGCACCGCGAATGTCTCGAACCTGGTCAACAACTGGGTCAACGGTGGCGTCGCGAACAACGGCTTCCTCCTGGACTCCGCCGCCACGACCGTCTCCGTCCCCGCCATCTTCTCCAGCAGTGAGACGCTCGTCGTCGATCAACGCCCGGGACTCGAGGTCTGCTACACGACCAAGACCTGCGCGGCGAAGTACGGGCAGTGCGGTGGAATCGGATGGGAAGGCCCCACCTGCTGCGTCGCCGGCTCCACCTGCGCGTATATCAACGACTATTACAGTCAGTGCCTCTGA
- a CDS encoding protein phosphatase 2C domain-containing protein gives MRIALEVMGVQKDGNAPTENEDAAAPEHSAVLVEDSLHVAVADGATESLFSGLWARLLAREYATGQMREPSGLLQALPGLQRRWLAEVEGRELPWYAQEKLREGAFATVLGVSLARTPAGADGIVGTWSALAVGDSCLFQVRDARLVRSFPLELASSFGSRPFLVSTHGAQNARVAAQAREMTGEVRVGDTLLLMTDALAHWFLGEHERGGRPWLSLPGEDDRSAFESFVAGLRAARSLRNDDTTLMRLSVEA, from the coding sequence ATGCGAATCGCGCTGGAGGTGATGGGCGTCCAGAAGGACGGCAACGCGCCCACGGAGAACGAGGACGCCGCGGCGCCCGAGCACTCCGCTGTCCTCGTGGAGGACTCGTTGCACGTGGCCGTCGCGGACGGCGCGACCGAGAGCCTCTTCTCCGGCCTGTGGGCGCGGCTGCTCGCGCGTGAGTACGCAACAGGCCAGATGCGGGAGCCCTCGGGGCTGCTCCAGGCGCTGCCCGGGTTGCAGCGCCGCTGGCTCGCGGAGGTCGAGGGCCGGGAGCTGCCCTGGTACGCCCAGGAGAAGCTTCGTGAGGGGGCCTTCGCGACGGTGTTGGGCGTGAGCCTCGCGCGGACCCCGGCGGGAGCGGATGGCATCGTGGGCACGTGGTCCGCGCTGGCCGTGGGGGACTCGTGCCTGTTCCAGGTGCGCGATGCGCGGCTGGTGCGGAGCTTCCCGCTCGAGCTCGCGTCGTCGTTCGGCTCGCGTCCCTTCCTGGTGTCCACCCATGGCGCGCAGAACGCGCGCGTCGCCGCGCAGGCGCGCGAGATGACGGGCGAGGTGCGCGTGGGCGACACGCTGCTCCTGATGACGGACGCGCTGGCCCACTGGTTCCTGGGGGAGCATGAGCGGGGCGGGCGGCCCTGGCTGTCGCTGCCCGGCGAGGACGACCGCTCCGCGTTCGAGTCGTTCGTGGCGGGGCTGCGCGCGGCGCGGAGCCTGCGCAACGACGACACCACGCTGATGCGCCTGTCGGTGGAGGCGTGA